Proteins from one Methanococcus maripaludis C5 genomic window:
- the coaBC gene encoding bifunctional phosphopantothenoylcysteine decarboxylase/phosphopantothenate--cysteine ligase CoaBC, whose product MHPTKTLHGAKSKLLDGKKLVVAVTSSIAAIEAPRLMRELIRHGAEVYCIMTEETKDIVGKYSLEFGCGNEVMDKITGKIEHVDLYNNCDGMIVFPATANIISKISLNLADNIVNTTAMMFLEKKPIIIAPSMHQNMLDTVKPHIKNLSEKNNVFVMGSKMEEEKAKAISIEDVSKFAIDVFSDKNEKSKKVLILSGGTAEPIDKVRVITNLSSGKTGVSLAEEFCRNDYDVEVIKGLGKDVPYYIKSENVGTSKEMLEKALELGESADIIISCAAISDYAPETNFEGKLSSDIETQTIKLKQTPKVLEELRKKFPEKIIVGYKAEYGIDLDELKEKAQSRLQKYGLDVIIANDLSKHYFGDDSNEVLIIDRENTLKVSGTKDEISKKIVEIVNNL is encoded by the coding sequence ATGCACCCTACAAAAACACTTCACGGAGCAAAATCAAAATTGCTTGATGGTAAAAAACTCGTTGTAGCAGTTACTTCATCAATTGCAGCAATTGAAGCGCCAAGATTGATGAGAGAATTAATCAGACACGGTGCTGAAGTTTACTGCATAATGACTGAAGAAACAAAAGATATTGTTGGAAAATACTCGCTTGAATTTGGATGCGGAAACGAAGTAATGGACAAAATCACTGGAAAAATCGAACATGTTGATTTATACAATAACTGCGATGGAATGATAGTTTTTCCGGCAACTGCCAATATAATATCTAAAATTTCACTGAATCTCGCAGATAACATTGTAAACACGACTGCAATGATGTTTTTAGAAAAAAAACCAATTATAATTGCTCCGTCAATGCACCAGAACATGCTTGATACTGTTAAGCCCCACATAAAAAACCTTTCTGAAAAAAATAACGTTTTTGTAATGGGCTCAAAAATGGAAGAAGAAAAAGCAAAAGCAATTTCAATTGAAGACGTTTCAAAGTTTGCGATTGATGTATTTTCTGATAAAAATGAAAAAAGTAAAAAAGTGCTTATTTTGTCAGGTGGAACTGCGGAACCAATTGATAAAGTCAGAGTAATTACAAACCTTTCTTCTGGAAAAACTGGCGTTTCACTTGCAGAAGAATTTTGCAGGAATGATTACGATGTTGAGGTGATAAAAGGGCTTGGAAAAGATGTTCCATACTACATAAAATCCGAAAATGTTGGTACTTCAAAAGAAATGCTTGAAAAAGCGCTTGAACTTGGTGAAAGTGCAGATATAATTATTTCGTGTGCTGCAATTTCAGATTATGCTCCTGAAACTAATTTTGAAGGAAAATTAAGTTCAGATATAGAAACACAGACTATAAAATTAAAACAAACTCCAAAAGTTTTAGAAGAATTAAGGAAAAAATTCCCTGAAAAAATTATTGTAGGATACAAGGCAGAATACGGAATAGATTTAGACGAATTAAAGGAAAAAGCACAATCAAGACTTCAAAAATATGGATTGGACGTAATTATTGCAAACGACCTTTCAAAACATTATTTTGGCGATGATTCAAACGAAGTTTTGATTATTGATAGAGAAAATACCCTTAAAGTTTCTGGAACTAAGGATGAGATATCTAAAAAAATTGTTGAAATTGTAAATAATCTCTAA